The sequence GGCGCTTATCATCGGGGTTAAAGCTCCTTCCGCGTTGCGCCGCGGGACAGCGACAGGAGTACCGTTGCAAATGCCGCGAGCACGGCCGCGGAGGGGAGGATTACCGGCCAAATGTCGCCTGCGAGGAACACGGTTTGAAGCACGGCCACGAAATACCGCGCGGGCACCACGTAGGTCAACATGCGCACGCCGGTCGGGATGCTCCGCAGGTCGAAGAGAAAACCTGAGAGCATCATGGCCGGCAGGAAGGTGACGACGATCGTCATCTGACTGGCGACGAACTGGCTTCGGGTCACCGAGGAAATCAGCAGCCCGATCGACAGGGCCACGAGCAAATAGAGCATCGACGCCGCGGCCAGCACCGTCAACGAACCCCGCAGCGGCACATGAAACAGAAACTTCGCCGCCAAAATGCACAACAGCCAGCCGATCATGCCGAGGGCAAAATAGGGAATGGTCTTTCCCAACAGGATTTCGTCGGACCGGACGGGCGTGACGAACAGGGCCTCGAGCGTGCCCCGTTCCCACTCGCGGGCCATGACCAAGGCCGTCAAGAGCGCGCCGATGAGCGTCATCACCAGCACGACCAGGCCGGGGACGAGGAAGTAGTGGCTATCGTTGGCGTCGTTAAACCAAAGGCGGTTTTGCACGACGACCGGCCCGCTCGGCACCGGCTTTCCCTCGACTGCTTGCCGCGCCGCCCATTGGCCGAGCGCGCCCTCGGCGTACACCTGAATGATCCGCGCCGTGTTGGCGTCGGTGCCGTGAACGAGAACCTGCACCTCGGCATTGCCCTGACTGAGCCGCCGGGCGAAATCCGGCCGAAAGCGGATGACGGCATCGACCCGCCGCTCGAGCATCCATTGCTCGGCCACAGCCATCGAAGTCGTCGCCCGCGCATCGAAATAGGAGGACAGCTCGAAGCTGGCCGCGGCTTCGGTAGCCTCCGGCGACGGGTCTTCGAGCACCACCGCCACCGGCACATTCGTCACATCGAGCGAAAGCCCGTAGCCAAAGAGCAGAATCAGCACCAATGGCAACACGACGCCGATCGCCACGCTGCTGGGATCGCGAAAGATTTGCCGGCTTTCCTTTTTCACTAGCGCCGACACGCGCCGGAATTTTGCTGACAGCCGGTTTTGATTGAGGGGGCGATCAGGCATGAAGATTTATCGCATGGAAGCAGTTTAACCGCGACCCGTTCACGGTATCGAATATATCAAGATCGGCCTATTCCTGCCGCTCGTCCACGATCGCGATGAACGCGTCTTCCATCGTCGGCGCGCGGCCGGGCTCGGCGCGGGCGTGGCTGCGGACTTCGGCCGGAGTGCCTTGAGCCAGGATTCGGCCGGTGGCCAGGATCGCGATGCGGTCGCAGTATTCGGCCTCTTCCATGAAGTGCGTGGTGACGATTACGGTGACGCCTTGCTCGGCCAGCGCCGTGATCCTTCGCCAGAATTCGCGGCGAGCCAAGGGATCGGCCCCGCTCGTCGGCTCGTCGAGGAACAGTATCTCCGGTTCGTGCAATAGGGCCGCAGCCATTGCCAACCGCTGCTTGTAGCCGCCGGGCAGCTCGCCGGCCGCCAGTCGGGCGAAATTTCCCAGCTCGAACTCTCGCTCGGCCCACTCGATGCGCTGGCGCTTGCGGTTGCCGCGGAGGCCATAGGCATTGGCGAAGAAATCCAGATTCTCGGCCACGGAAAGTTGACCGTAGAGCGAAAACTTCTGCGCCACGTAGCCGATTCGCTCGCGGGCTTCTGCCCGAGCGGTTCGCAGATCGACGCCACCTACATTCAACGTGCCTTCGGTCGCGGTCAGCAGTCCGCATAACATGCGGAACGTCGTGGTCTTGCCGGCGCCGTTCGGTCCGAGCAGCCCAAAGATTTCGCCGCGGCGGACTTCGAATTCGATATGATCGACGGCTGTGAACTTACCGAACCGCCGCACCAGATTGTGGACCTCGACGGCCGGCTCACGATCGTCGCGCCGCGGCGGGCGATCGAGCTTCATCTCGCCGACCGCGTGCTGCTCAGCCCCGCGCCGCAGAAGCACCATGAAACCATCCTCGAACCTGGGCGGCGTCGGCGTCATTTTGACGTTCGCGAGGACGCCGCTCGCCGGCGCCTGGTTGGCACCCTCGCCGCGAACCAAGCGCACGTCGCCACCCTCCGGCACGGCATCGACGACGCCCGGCTCGTCGAGCAATTGGGATTGCAGCACGCGAGCGGCTTGCCCGGCGGGAGGCTCGATCAGAAAAGTCCGCCCGGCCGCCAAGTCGCTGACCTCCTGTGGCGGGCCTTCCGCCAGCACTCGGCCCTGCTCCATCACGACGACTCGGTTGCACCGCTCGGCTTCGTCCAAATACGAAGTGCTCAACAGCACTGTCAGCCCTTGGTCGTGAACCAACTGCAATATGATCTGCCACAAATCGCGCCGCGAGATGGGATCGACTCCAACCGTGGGCTCGTCCAAGAGCAAGAGTTCCGGCGAGCGGACCAGCGTGCAGGCCAGGCCCAGTTTTTGTTTCATGCCGCCGGAAAGGCGGCCGGACAGCCGATCGGTAAACGGCCCGAGCGCGGTCATTTCCATCAGCCGCGGAAATCGCTCGCGGCGCTCGTCTTTCGCGATGCCATGCAGGTCGGCATAGAGATTCAGGTTTTCGCCGACGGTCAGGTCTTCGTACAGACCGAATCGCTGCG comes from Pirellulales bacterium and encodes:
- a CDS encoding ABC transporter permease, which codes for MPDRPLNQNRLSAKFRRVSALVKKESRQIFRDPSSVAIGVVLPLVLILLFGYGLSLDVTNVPVAVVLEDPSPEATEAAASFELSSYFDARATTSMAVAEQWMLERRVDAVIRFRPDFARRLSQGNAEVQVLVHGTDANTARIIQVYAEGALGQWAARQAVEGKPVPSGPVVVQNRLWFNDANDSHYFLVPGLVVLVMTLIGALLTALVMAREWERGTLEALFVTPVRSDEILLGKTIPYFALGMIGWLLCILAAKFLFHVPLRGSLTVLAAASMLYLLVALSIGLLISSVTRSQFVASQMTIVVTFLPAMMLSGFLFDLRSIPTGVRMLTYVVPARYFVAVLQTVFLAGDIWPVILPSAAVLAAFATVLLSLSRGATRKEL
- a CDS encoding ATP-binding cassette domain-containing protein, whose protein sequence is MSAAAGIGPALQGRDIRKAFSRGRGQTIQALDGVSLEAEPGTLTALVGPDGAGKTTLIRLATGLLTADSGDLLVLGIDVAADPQHVQDRIGYMPQRFGLYEDLTVGENLNLYADLHGIAKDERRERFPRLMEMTALGPFTDRLSGRLSGGMKQKLGLACTLVRSPELLLLDEPTVGVDPISRRDLWQIILQLVHDQGLTVLLSTSYLDEAERCNRVVVMEQGRVLAEGPPQEVSDLAAGRTFLIEPPAGQAARVLQSQLLDEPGVVDAVPEGGDVRLVRGEGANQAPASGVLANVKMTPTPPRFEDGFMVLLRRGAEQHAVGEMKLDRPPRRDDREPAVEVHNLVRRFGKFTAVDHIEFEVRRGEIFGLLGPNGAGKTTTFRMLCGLLTATEGTLNVGGVDLRTARAEARERIGYVAQKFSLYGQLSVAENLDFFANAYGLRGNRKRQRIEWAEREFELGNFARLAAGELPGGYKQRLAMAAALLHEPEILFLDEPTSGADPLARREFWRRITALAEQGVTVIVTTHFMEEAEYCDRIAILATGRILAQGTPAEVRSHARAEPGRAPTMEDAFIAIVDERQE